A window of Streptomyces armeniacus contains these coding sequences:
- a CDS encoding CoA-acylating methylmalonate-semialdehyde dehydrogenase — translation MSSTIPHWVNDEALLPASTRTGDVFDPATGEVTAQVALAGDREVAAAVEAARTAFPGWRDTSLTRRTQVLFAFRELLNARKHELAEIITAEHGKVLDDALGEVTRGQEVVEFACGIAHLLKGGMTENASTGVDVASIRQPLGPVAVISPFNFPAMVPMWFFPIAVAAGNTVVLKPSEKDPSAANWLAALWAEAGLPPGVFNVVHGDKAAVDALLEHPGIKAVSFVGSTPIARYVYERGTAHGKRVQALGGAKNHMVVLPDADLDLTADAAVNAGFGSAGERCMAVSALVAVGGIADALVERIAKRAAGLRTGDGRRGCDMGPLVTGAHRDKVAGYVAAGAAEGAEIVVDGREAAVDGGDGGFWLGPTLLDHVTPEMSVYTDEIFGPVLSVLRVGTYEEAVELVNANPYGNGTAVFTNDGGAARRYRNEVEVGMVGVNVPVPVPMAYYSFGGWKNSLFGDTHAHGMEGVHFFTRGKVVTSRWLDPSHGGLNLGFPRND, via the coding sequence ATGAGCAGCACGATTCCGCACTGGGTGAACGACGAGGCGCTCCTCCCGGCGTCCACCAGGACCGGCGACGTCTTCGACCCGGCCACCGGCGAGGTCACCGCGCAGGTGGCCCTGGCCGGCGACCGCGAGGTGGCGGCGGCCGTCGAGGCGGCCCGTACGGCGTTCCCCGGCTGGCGTGACACCTCGCTGACGCGGCGTACGCAGGTGCTGTTCGCGTTCCGGGAGCTGCTCAACGCCCGCAAGCACGAGCTGGCGGAGATCATCACCGCCGAGCACGGCAAGGTGCTCGACGACGCCCTGGGCGAGGTGACCCGGGGCCAGGAGGTCGTGGAGTTCGCCTGCGGCATCGCGCACCTGCTGAAGGGCGGCATGACGGAGAACGCCTCGACGGGTGTGGATGTCGCCTCGATCCGGCAGCCGCTGGGCCCGGTGGCGGTCATCAGCCCGTTCAACTTCCCGGCCATGGTGCCCATGTGGTTCTTCCCGATCGCCGTCGCGGCCGGGAACACGGTCGTGCTGAAGCCGTCCGAGAAGGACCCGTCGGCGGCGAACTGGCTGGCGGCCCTGTGGGCCGAGGCCGGGCTGCCGCCGGGCGTGTTCAACGTGGTGCACGGCGACAAGGCCGCCGTGGACGCGCTGCTGGAGCACCCCGGGATCAAGGCCGTGTCGTTCGTCGGGTCCACGCCCATCGCCCGCTACGTGTACGAGCGCGGGACCGCGCACGGCAAGCGCGTACAGGCGCTGGGCGGGGCGAAGAACCACATGGTGGTGCTGCCCGACGCGGACCTCGACCTGACCGCCGACGCCGCCGTCAACGCCGGCTTCGGCTCGGCCGGCGAGCGCTGCATGGCCGTCAGCGCGCTCGTCGCCGTCGGCGGCATCGCGGACGCGCTGGTGGAGCGGATCGCCAAGCGCGCCGCCGGGCTCCGTACAGGCGACGGCCGGCGCGGCTGCGACATGGGCCCGCTGGTCACCGGCGCGCACCGGGACAAGGTGGCGGGCTACGTGGCGGCGGGCGCCGCCGAGGGCGCGGAGATCGTGGTGGACGGGAGGGAAGCCGCCGTGGACGGAGGGGACGGCGGCTTCTGGCTCGGCCCGACGCTCCTCGACCACGTGACGCCGGAGATGTCCGTGTACACGGACGAGATCTTCGGGCCCGTGCTGTCCGTGCTGCGCGTCGGCACGTACGAGGAGGCGGTGGAGCTCGTCAACGCCAACCCGTACGGCAACGGCACCGCCGTCTTCACCAACGACGGCGGCGCCGCCCGGCGTTACCGCAACGAGGTGGAGGTCGGCATGGTCGGCGTGAACGTGCCGGTGCCGGTGCCCATGGCGTACTACTCCTTCGGCGGCTGGAAGAACTCCCTGTTCGGGGACACGCACGCGCACGGAATGGAGGGCGTCCACTTCTTCACTCGCGGCAAGGTCGTCACCTCACGCTGGCTCGACCCCAGCCACGGCGGGCTCAACCTCGGCTTCCCCCGCAACGACTGA
- a CDS encoding PucR family transcriptional regulator ligand-binding domain-containing protein — protein sequence MPPSIQDVLALDPVRHGRPEVVAGADLLGRTVRWAHVSQLTDLTGLLRGGELVLTTADALRGGAVRPLGDVYKRRGRVNGPTSYGLQPPPGALADVATWVGSYGLAFCFCGFFFF from the coding sequence ATGCCGCCCTCGATCCAGGACGTCCTCGCCCTCGACCCGGTGCGCCACGGCCGCCCCGAGGTCGTGGCCGGAGCCGACCTGCTCGGACGCACCGTCCGCTGGGCCCACGTCAGCCAGCTGACGGACCTCACCGGGCTGCTGCGCGGTGGCGAACTCGTCCTCACCACCGCGGACGCGCTGCGCGGCGGCGCGGTCCGCCCGTTGGGAGATGTGTATAAGAGACGTGGGCGAGTGAACGGGCCTACGAGCTACGGGCTGCAGCCGCCGCCGGGCGCGTTGGCGGATGTGGCGACCTGGGTCGGCTCGTACGGGCTCGCGTTCTGCTTTTGCGGGTTTTTTTTTTTTTT
- a CDS encoding helix-turn-helix domain-containing protein produces MAEATASLKTLERETAAHPGERAWLAAHLPAYRERKAADPVTAQIVAAALGRSWNADYLTPTPRGEGDQPFEAEVARIRETAPEAARTDLTVSLGGPLPARLHRSDLPERTADLVEWVWAETVLPYWPRRRRVIEADIVARTAQLGQGGWAATLDDMRPGMRWLGESRLQINTHDYPPHELAGAQMLFVPVTPRQGWVSWEDPGAYGSEPAPAYGSEPAPVCEDGRGSAYGGGRGRAYGGGCGRAYGRGRAAPPPRYAVVYPCAGALAEVERAPVPEALGALLGPARARVLALLDTPKSTTQLVALTGQRLGSVGRHLRVLLDARLIRRRRAGRSVLYFRTDAGETLVAAQRGG; encoded by the coding sequence CTGGCCGAGGCCACCGCGTCGCTGAAGACCCTCGAACGGGAGACCGCCGCGCACCCCGGCGAACGCGCCTGGCTCGCCGCGCACCTCCCCGCGTACCGGGAACGGAAGGCCGCCGATCCCGTCACCGCCCAGATCGTCGCGGCCGCGCTGGGGCGGAGTTGGAACGCGGACTACCTCACGCCCACGCCCCGCGGCGAGGGCGACCAGCCGTTCGAGGCGGAGGTCGCCCGGATACGGGAGACGGCGCCCGAGGCCGCCCGTACGGACCTCACCGTCTCCCTGGGCGGGCCGCTCCCCGCCCGGCTGCACCGTTCGGACCTGCCGGAACGCACGGCGGACCTCGTCGAGTGGGTGTGGGCGGAGACCGTGCTGCCGTACTGGCCGCGGCGCAGGCGCGTCATCGAGGCCGACATCGTGGCCCGTACGGCGCAGCTGGGCCAGGGCGGCTGGGCGGCCACGCTGGACGACATGCGCCCGGGGATGCGCTGGCTCGGCGAAAGCCGCCTGCAGATCAACACGCACGACTACCCGCCGCACGAACTCGCCGGGGCGCAGATGCTGTTCGTGCCGGTCACGCCGCGGCAGGGGTGGGTCTCGTGGGAGGACCCGGGGGCGTACGGGTCTGAGCCCGCGCCTGCGTACGGGTCTGAGCCCGCGCCTGTGTGCGAGGACGGGCGCGGCAGCGCGTACGGGGGCGGGCGCGGCCGCGCGTACGGGGGCGGGTGCGGCCGCGCGTACGGCCGTGGGCGCGCCGCGCCTCCCCCGCGCTACGCCGTCGTGTACCCGTGCGCGGGCGCACTGGCGGAGGTGGAGCGCGCGCCGGTCCCCGAGGCGCTGGGCGCGCTGCTCGGGCCCGCGCGGGCGCGCGTACTGGCCCTCCTCGACACCCCGAAGAGCACGACCCAGCTGGTGGCGCTGACCGGGCAGCGGCTGGGTTCGGTGGGGCGGCACCTGCGCGTCCTGCTCGACGCCCGGCTCATACGGCGCCGGCGTGCGGGGCGTTCGGTGCTCTACTTCCGTACGGACGCGGGCGAGACGCTGGTCGCCGCCCAGCGCGGGGGCTGA
- a CDS encoding GNAT family N-acetyltransferase, with protein sequence MDSDAVRAMFDAQMRRGVREGPGVRVEHDPYGVVRQIGTDGGWSGVIWSGLDADTADAAIAAQVRYFTEAARTGAAPSEFEWKVYSHDAPADLGQRLLAAGFTPEPEETLLVAPVRELPSAVGLPDGVRLRPVTDEAGVELMAAVHDRAFGAGRLRLRTELLAQLAAAPDTLAAVVAMAGDVPVCAARMDLLPGTEFAGLWGGGTVPEWRGRGIYKALIAYRARIAAERGYRYLQVDASSQSSPILRRLGFVALSTTTPYVYVVPAPDARTPEARAPEGGGGGRA encoded by the coding sequence ATGGACAGTGACGCGGTACGGGCGATGTTCGACGCGCAGATGCGGCGGGGCGTACGGGAAGGGCCGGGCGTACGCGTCGAGCACGACCCGTACGGAGTCGTCCGGCAGATCGGTACGGACGGCGGCTGGTCCGGCGTCATCTGGTCCGGGCTGGACGCGGACACCGCCGACGCCGCGATCGCCGCCCAAGTGCGGTACTTCACCGAGGCGGCCCGGACGGGAGCCGCGCCCTCCGAGTTCGAGTGGAAGGTCTACTCCCACGACGCGCCCGCCGACCTCGGACAGCGCCTGCTGGCGGCCGGGTTCACGCCCGAGCCCGAGGAGACGCTGCTCGTCGCCCCCGTACGGGAGCTGCCCTCCGCCGTCGGATTGCCCGACGGCGTACGGCTGCGCCCCGTGACCGACGAAGCGGGCGTGGAGCTGATGGCGGCCGTACACGACCGCGCCTTCGGCGCCGGCCGCCTCCGGCTCCGTACGGAACTGCTCGCCCAACTCGCCGCCGCCCCCGACACGCTGGCGGCGGTCGTCGCGATGGCCGGTGACGTGCCCGTGTGCGCGGCGCGGATGGATCTGCTGCCCGGTACGGAGTTCGCCGGGCTGTGGGGCGGCGGCACGGTGCCGGAGTGGCGCGGGCGCGGCATCTACAAGGCCCTGATCGCGTACCGCGCACGTATCGCCGCCGAGCGCGGCTACCGCTACCTCCAGGTCGACGCGTCCAGCCAGAGCAGTCCGATCCTGCGGCGGCTCGGCTTCGTGGCGCTGAGCACGACGACGCCGTACGTGTACGTGGTACCGGCTCCGGACGCGCGGACCCCGGAGGCACGGGCCCCGGAGGGCGGCGGCGGAGGCAGGGCGTGA
- a CDS encoding aspartate-semialdehyde dehydrogenase, which yields MRIGIVGATGQVGGVMREILAERNFPVDELRLFASARSAGRTLPWRGTGGSTGAGSAAGEVTVEDAATADYSGLDIVLFSAGGATSKALAEKVAAQGPVVIDNSSAWRLDPDVPLVVSEVNPDATRRRPKGIIANPNCTTMAAMPVLRPLHAEAGLTALVVASYQAVSGSGLAGVAELDEQARKAVESDATRLAFDGGAVDFPEPEKYVRPIAFNVLPLAGSIVDDGLGETDEEQKLRNESRKILDIPGLKVSGTCVRVPVFTGHSLQVNARFERPLSARRAAELLADAPGVELSDVPTPLEAAGRDASYVGRIRSDETAENGLSLFLSNDNLRKGAALNTVQIAELIAAELR from the coding sequence ATGAGGATCGGGATCGTCGGAGCCACCGGTCAGGTCGGCGGTGTGATGCGCGAGATTCTGGCCGAGCGGAACTTCCCGGTCGACGAGCTGCGGCTGTTCGCCTCGGCCCGCAGCGCCGGACGTACGCTGCCCTGGCGCGGCACAGGCGGCAGCACCGGCGCGGGCAGTGCCGCCGGAGAGGTCACCGTCGAGGACGCGGCCACGGCCGACTACTCCGGCCTGGACATCGTGCTGTTCTCGGCCGGCGGCGCGACCTCCAAGGCGCTCGCCGAGAAGGTCGCCGCGCAGGGCCCCGTCGTGATCGACAACTCCTCCGCCTGGCGGCTCGACCCCGACGTGCCCCTCGTGGTCTCCGAGGTCAACCCGGACGCCACCCGCCGGCGCCCCAAGGGCATCATCGCCAACCCGAACTGCACCACCATGGCCGCCATGCCCGTGCTGCGCCCGCTGCACGCCGAGGCCGGGCTGACGGCGCTGGTCGTCGCCTCGTACCAGGCGGTGTCCGGCAGCGGCCTCGCCGGCGTCGCGGAGCTGGACGAGCAGGCGCGCAAGGCGGTGGAGAGCGACGCGACGCGGCTGGCGTTCGACGGCGGGGCGGTGGACTTCCCGGAGCCGGAGAAGTACGTGCGGCCGATCGCGTTCAACGTGCTGCCGCTCGCGGGCTCGATCGTGGACGACGGGCTGGGCGAGACCGACGAGGAGCAGAAGCTCCGCAACGAGAGCCGGAAGATCCTCGACATTCCCGGTCTGAAGGTGTCCGGCACCTGCGTACGGGTGCCCGTCTTCACCGGCCACTCCCTCCAGGTCAACGCCCGCTTCGAGCGGCCGCTCAGCGCGCGGCGCGCGGCCGAACTGCTCGCGGACGCGCCGGGCGTGGAGCTGTCCGACGTCCCGACGCCGCTCGAGGCGGCCGGCCGGGACGCGAGCTACGTCGGCCGCATCCGCAGCGACGAGACGGCGGAGAACGGGCTGTCGCTGTTCCTCAGCAACGACAACCTGCGCAAGGGCGCGGCGCTCAACACCGTGCAGATCGCGGAGCTGATCGCGGCCGAGCTGCGCTGA
- a CDS encoding protein kinase domain-containing protein: MARQAELRQRFRLEVAAAQAVSGAYTAPVVAAGPDDDPPWIATSYVPGPSLAEAIAEAGPLPDGSVWPLAAGLAEALQAIHAEGLLHRDLKPSNVLLAADGPRVIDFGIARAMDATALTRTGTTVGTPGFMPPEQAQGGHVGPPSDVFSLGALLAFAATGSEPFGQGPPLVVLQRVLAGEPRLDRLTDPLRALVSACLAKNPADRPTPAQLLARLTSHWDPPAALPGTPPWPHAVTTLIQTRATTATAPYTEHSAPERDLDRRSDHAREVGEAGEHAEAARLFAGLAADRARVLGPDHPDTLNARYDQAWYTGDTGADTEAARLFAELAADRARVLGPDHPHTLNARALSEHWSE, translated from the coding sequence TTGGCCAGGCAGGCTGAGCTCCGGCAACGCTTCCGCCTGGAGGTGGCCGCCGCGCAGGCTGTCAGTGGCGCGTACACCGCGCCGGTGGTGGCAGCCGGACCGGACGACGATCCGCCGTGGATCGCGACGAGCTACGTACCCGGGCCATCCCTGGCCGAGGCCATAGCCGAGGCCGGCCCGCTGCCGGACGGGTCGGTGTGGCCGCTGGCGGCCGGGCTTGCCGAGGCGCTGCAGGCGATCCACGCCGAGGGTCTGCTCCACCGCGATCTCAAGCCGTCCAACGTGTTGCTGGCCGCGGACGGCCCGCGCGTGATCGACTTCGGGATCGCCCGCGCGATGGACGCCACCGCGCTGACCAGAACCGGCACGACCGTGGGTACGCCCGGCTTCATGCCCCCGGAACAAGCCCAAGGCGGCCATGTCGGGCCGCCCAGCGACGTCTTCTCCCTCGGCGCCCTGCTCGCGTTCGCCGCCACCGGCAGCGAGCCCTTCGGTCAAGGCCCGCCACTGGTGGTCCTCCAGCGCGTCCTCGCCGGCGAGCCGCGACTGGACCGGCTGACGGATCCGCTACGCGCCCTGGTCAGCGCGTGCCTGGCCAAGAACCCAGCCGACCGGCCCACTCCGGCGCAACTCCTCGCCCGGCTCACCTCCCACTGGGACCCGCCTGCCGCCCTCCCCGGCACCCCGCCGTGGCCCCACGCCGTAACGACCCTCATCCAGACCCGCGCCACGACGGCCACCGCGCCGTACACCGAACACAGCGCACCAGAACGAGACCTGGACCGCCGCAGCGACCATGCCCGTGAGGTGGGCGAGGCGGGGGAGCACGCGGAGGCGGCGCGGCTGTTCGCCGGGCTGGCCGCGGACCGGGCGCGCGTGCTGGGGCCCGACCACCCGGACACCCTCAACGCCCGCTACGACCAAGCCTGGTACACGGGGGACACGGGGGCGGACACCGAGGCGGCGCGGCTGTTCGCCGAGCTCGCCGCGGACCGGGCGCGCGTGCTGGGGCCCGACCACCCCCACACACTCAACGCCCGGGCGCTCTCAGAGCACTGGAGCGAGTGA
- a CDS encoding pyruvate carboxylase — MFSKVLVANRGEIAIRAFRASYELGAGTVAVFPYEDRNSPHRLKADEAYQIGAPGHPVRAYLSVDEVIGAARRAGADAVYPGYGFLSENPDLAAACAAEGITFVGPPTHVLELTGDKARAIAAARAAGLPVLDSSAPSRDVEELLAAAESMQFPVFVKAVAGGGGRGMRRVAEREQLREAIEAAAREAESAFGDATVFLEQAVVDPRHIEVQILADTHGDVIHLYERDCSVQRRHQKVVELAPAPNLDPELRARICADAVAFAREIGYTCAGTVEFLVDARGNHVFIEMNPRIQVEHTVTEEVTDVDLVQSQLRIAAGESLADLGLRQDRIVLRGSALQCRITTEDPANGFRPDTGRITAYRSPGGAGVRLDGGTNLGAEVAAHFDSMLVKLTCRGRDFGTAVARARRAVTEFRIRGVATNIPFLQALLDEPDFRSGQVTTSFIEQHPGLLTRRGSADRGTRILEYLADITVNKPHGERPATVPPYEKLPRNGLDAPVPDGSRQRLLALGPEGFAADLRERSALGVTDTTFRDAHQSLLATRVRTKDLLEVAGHVARSTPELLSVEAWGGATYDVALRFLYEDPWERLAALREAIPNVCLQMLLRGRNTVGYTPYPERVTRAFVQEAADTGIDIFRIFDALNNVDQMRPAIDAVRETGTAVAEVALSYTGDLSDPREDLYTLDYYLRLAERMVEAGAHVLAVKDMAGLLRAPAARTLVGALRSNFGLPVHIHTHDTPGGQLASYLAAWEAGADAVDGASAALAGTTSQPALSAIVAAAAHTERDTGLDLDAVCDLEPYWEAVRRVYAPFESGLPAPTGRVYEHEIPGGQLSNLRQQAIALGLGDRFEDIEAAYAGADRLLGRLVKVTPSSKVVGDLALALVGAGVSTEEFAADPARFDIPGSVIGFLRGELGDPPGGWPEPLRTRALTGRAAAPEEQALTEEEGKRLEGTSGERQSTLNGLLFPGPARDFTDHRDRYGDTTPLSSDLFFYGLHHGEEHKVTLAPGVQLLIGLEAISEADERGMRTVMCILNGQLRPVQVRDRAVASEVPVAEKADKNDPGHVPAPFAGVVTLAVREGAEVEAGDTIGTIEAMKMEAAITAPTGGTVGRIAISPVAQVEGGDLLIVLA; from the coding sequence ATGTTCTCGAAGGTCTTGGTCGCCAACCGCGGCGAAATCGCCATCCGCGCCTTCCGCGCCTCCTACGAACTGGGCGCGGGCACCGTGGCCGTGTTCCCGTACGAGGACCGCAACTCGCCCCACCGCCTCAAGGCCGACGAGGCGTACCAGATCGGCGCGCCCGGTCACCCCGTACGCGCCTACCTGTCCGTGGACGAGGTGATCGGCGCGGCACGGCGGGCCGGTGCCGACGCCGTGTACCCCGGCTACGGCTTCCTCTCCGAGAACCCCGACCTCGCCGCCGCCTGCGCCGCCGAGGGCATCACCTTCGTCGGCCCGCCCACCCACGTGCTGGAGCTGACCGGCGACAAGGCGCGCGCCATCGCCGCCGCCAGGGCGGCCGGGCTGCCGGTGCTGGACTCGAGCGCGCCGTCGCGCGACGTCGAGGAGCTGCTGGCGGCGGCGGAGTCGATGCAGTTCCCGGTGTTCGTGAAGGCCGTCGCGGGCGGCGGCGGGCGCGGCATGCGCCGGGTCGCGGAGCGCGAGCAGCTGCGGGAGGCGATCGAGGCGGCGGCGCGGGAGGCGGAGTCCGCGTTCGGCGACGCGACCGTCTTCCTGGAGCAGGCGGTGGTCGATCCGCGCCACATCGAGGTGCAGATCCTGGCCGACACGCACGGCGACGTGATCCACCTGTACGAGCGGGACTGCAGCGTGCAGCGCCGCCACCAGAAGGTCGTCGAGCTGGCCCCGGCCCCCAACCTGGACCCCGAGCTGCGCGCACGGATCTGCGCGGACGCCGTGGCCTTCGCCCGCGAGATCGGCTACACCTGCGCGGGCACCGTCGAGTTCCTCGTCGACGCCCGCGGCAACCACGTCTTCATCGAGATGAACCCGCGCATCCAGGTCGAGCACACCGTGACCGAGGAGGTCACGGACGTCGACCTGGTGCAGTCGCAGCTGCGCATCGCCGCCGGCGAGTCGCTGGCCGACCTCGGGCTGCGGCAGGACCGGATCGTGCTGCGCGGCTCCGCGCTCCAGTGCCGCATCACCACCGAGGACCCCGCCAACGGCTTCCGGCCCGACACCGGCCGCATCACCGCGTACCGCTCGCCGGGCGGCGCGGGCGTACGGCTCGACGGCGGTACGAACCTGGGCGCCGAGGTGGCCGCGCACTTCGACTCGATGCTGGTCAAACTCACCTGCCGGGGCCGGGACTTCGGCACCGCGGTGGCGCGGGCGCGGCGTGCCGTCACCGAGTTCCGGATCAGGGGCGTGGCGACGAACATCCCGTTCCTCCAGGCGCTGCTGGACGAGCCGGACTTCCGCTCCGGGCAGGTCACGACGTCGTTCATCGAGCAGCACCCGGGGCTGCTGACGCGGCGCGGCTCGGCGGACCGCGGCACGCGCATCCTCGAGTACCTCGCGGACATCACCGTCAACAAGCCGCACGGCGAACGCCCCGCCACCGTTCCCCCGTACGAGAAGCTGCCGCGCAACGGGCTGGACGCGCCCGTGCCGGACGGTTCACGGCAGCGGCTGCTGGCGCTCGGCCCCGAGGGGTTCGCCGCGGATCTGCGCGAGCGGAGCGCGCTCGGCGTCACGGACACCACGTTCCGTGACGCGCACCAGTCGCTGCTGGCGACCCGCGTCCGTACGAAGGACCTGCTGGAGGTGGCGGGCCATGTCGCCCGCAGCACACCCGAGTTGCTGTCGGTGGAGGCGTGGGGCGGCGCGACGTACGACGTGGCGCTCCGTTTCCTGTACGAGGACCCGTGGGAGCGGCTGGCGGCGCTGCGCGAGGCGATCCCCAACGTCTGCCTCCAGATGCTGCTGCGCGGCCGCAACACCGTCGGCTACACGCCGTATCCGGAACGGGTGACGCGGGCCTTCGTACAGGAGGCCGCGGACACCGGGATCGACATCTTCCGGATCTTCGACGCGCTGAACAACGTCGACCAGATGCGCCCCGCCATCGACGCCGTACGGGAGACCGGCACGGCCGTCGCCGAGGTCGCCCTGAGCTACACCGGCGACCTCTCCGACCCCCGCGAGGACCTCTACACCCTCGACTACTACCTGCGGCTCGCCGAGCGGATGGTCGAGGCCGGGGCGCACGTCCTGGCCGTCAAGGACATGGCCGGGCTGCTGCGCGCACCCGCCGCCCGTACCCTCGTCGGCGCCCTGCGCTCGAACTTCGGCCTGCCCGTGCACATCCACACCCACGACACGCCCGGCGGCCAGCTCGCGTCGTACCTCGCGGCGTGGGAGGCGGGCGCCGACGCCGTCGACGGCGCCTCCGCCGCGCTGGCGGGCACCACCAGCCAGCCGGCGCTGTCCGCGATCGTCGCCGCCGCCGCGCACACCGAGCGCGACACGGGCCTCGACCTGGACGCGGTGTGCGACCTGGAGCCGTACTGGGAGGCCGTACGCCGCGTCTACGCCCCCTTCGAGTCGGGGCTGCCCGCGCCGACCGGCCGCGTGTACGAGCACGAGATCCCCGGCGGCCAGCTCTCCAACCTCCGTCAGCAGGCCATCGCGCTCGGCCTCGGCGACCGCTTCGAGGACATCGAGGCGGCGTACGCGGGCGCCGACCGGCTGCTGGGCCGACTGGTCAAGGTCACCCCGAGCTCGAAGGTCGTCGGCGACCTGGCACTGGCGCTGGTCGGCGCCGGGGTGTCCACCGAGGAGTTCGCGGCCGACCCGGCGCGCTTCGACATCCCCGGCTCGGTGATCGGCTTCCTGCGCGGCGAGTTGGGCGACCCGCCCGGCGGCTGGCCGGAACCGCTGCGCACCCGCGCGCTCACCGGGCGGGCGGCCGCGCCGGAGGAGCAGGCGCTGACCGAGGAGGAGGGCAAGCGGCTCGAAGGCACGTCCGGGGAGCGCCAGAGCACCCTGAACGGACTCCTCTTCCCCGGCCCCGCCCGGGACTTCACCGACCACCGCGACCGCTACGGCGACACCACCCCGCTCTCCAGCGACCTCTTCTTCTACGGCCTCCACCACGGCGAGGAGCACAAGGTCACGCTGGCACCCGGCGTCCAGCTCCTCATCGGCCTGGAGGCGATCTCCGAGGCCGACGAGCGCGGCATGCGGACCGTGATGTGCATCCTCAACGGGCAGCTGCGGCCCGTTCAGGTACGGGACCGGGCGGTGGCCAGCGAGGTCCCCGTCGCGGAGAAGGCCGACAAGAACGACCCCGGGCACGTGCCCGCGCCGTTCGCCGGCGTGGTCACGCTGGCGGTACGCGAGGGCGCGGAGGTCGAGGCGGGCGACACCATCGGCACCATCGAGGCGATGAAGATGGAGGCGGCGATCACCGCACCGACGGGCGGCACGGTGGGGCGTATCGCGATCTCGCCGGTGGCGCAGGTGGAGGGCGGGGACCTGCTGATCGTGCTGGCGTGA
- a CDS encoding maleylpyruvate isomerase family mycothiol-dependent enzyme, translating to MPARRTETRSATRTRTPNAALLALLGALDPADWSRPTVCPGWDVHDVVAHLLNDYLRRLSGSRDGHPGAVFTNDETLPSYVNRTNGEFVTAARQLSPRVLTELLGHLGPQLDALWAAQRLDAPAALSVSWAAPPGEDVPAWLDIAREYTEHWVHQQQIRDAVGRPGADGPDLLGPVVDAFLRGLPYALRDRGGPDGTSVRFDVTGPAGGTWTAVRSVGRWALATGAAADRAAARDTARVAMDQDVLWRLATRGITPEEARRRSELSGDAGLTEAATSLLAIVA from the coding sequence ATCCCCGCCAGGAGGACCGAGACGCGCTCGGCTACCCGCACTCGCACCCCCAACGCCGCGCTCCTCGCGCTGCTCGGCGCGCTCGACCCCGCGGACTGGTCGCGCCCCACCGTCTGCCCCGGCTGGGACGTGCACGACGTCGTCGCGCATCTGCTCAACGACTATCTGCGCCGCCTCTCCGGCAGCCGCGACGGCCACCCCGGCGCGGTGTTCACCAACGACGAGACGCTGCCCTCGTACGTGAACCGGACCAACGGCGAGTTCGTGACCGCCGCCCGCCAGCTCAGCCCTCGCGTGCTGACCGAGCTGCTCGGTCACCTCGGTCCGCAGCTCGACGCCCTGTGGGCGGCCCAGCGCCTCGACGCGCCCGCCGCGCTCAGCGTCTCGTGGGCGGCCCCGCCCGGCGAGGACGTGCCCGCGTGGCTGGACATCGCCCGCGAGTACACCGAGCACTGGGTGCACCAGCAGCAGATCCGTGACGCGGTCGGGCGGCCGGGCGCGGACGGCCCGGACCTGCTCGGGCCGGTCGTGGACGCGTTCCTGCGCGGGCTGCCGTACGCGCTGCGCGACCGGGGCGGCCCGGACGGCACCTCCGTACGGTTCGACGTCACCGGCCCGGCGGGCGGCACGTGGACGGCCGTACGGAGCGTGGGCCGCTGGGCCCTCGCCACGGGGGCCGCGGCGGACCGGGCCGCCGCCAGGGACACGGCGCGTGTCGCCATGGACCAGGACGTGCTGTGGCGGCTGGCCACCCGCGGGATCACGCCCGAGGAGGCGCGCCGCCGCTCCGAGCTCAGCGGTGACGCCGGGCTGACCGAGGCGGCGACGTCTCTGCTGGCGATCGTCGCCTGA